The Glycine soja cultivar W05 chromosome 4, ASM419377v2, whole genome shotgun sequence genomic sequence cattaccgaacggtcggatttcattttaacagaaattaacggatgttacaattcaaatgatcggtggaaatttattttattttttttattaggggagaaaatgacttaagtaaatgactaaagcacgtcaaaagggggtacgaaaagtaaatgaaatgaaaataaaggcacgtgaaacaaatgaggaccactaagggtacatagaatgaattgaaaagttcgatttcgggaacttaccggttgaagaccgaagaatgacgaagaacgaacgaagaacgtcgaaggacggttgaaaatcttcgcgaaatcacccacggaaacgttacagaagcgccttggcttggattttcttcacgaaaacaatttttctcactaatttttaagtggatctcagataccaggaaggttgaacatttttgttcttcccctatttataggaaaaggaaggagatgcttgccacccagctcgcccaggtaaggtaggttgcttcctctacaagcaaccaccttctggaggaacatcctggaaggcccaagtgggcctggttgctatttgaacccccatttttactaaatacaccccctgcccttttttggtgattctttttccgtaaagttacggaaacttacgaattttgtaacgatacttgttttctttccgtaatgttgcggaactttacggattacgtaatcatcccttttttgccttccggaactttatggattgcgcactaacacttccttttaattttcggcatgtcacgaaacttcacgaattgtgctatgacgcttttcttttggcttctggcatgtctcggaacttcacaaattgcctaacgatgggtgccaaatacctcgaagtggtcaaacgagggtcgcatcccaacaacggatggtccccggacgaaattagggtatgacaatgcgCTTAGCTTGAAGacacaaaaaatgtttttctgtagattaggcttagcgcagcatgctaGGCTTAGCCTAAATCTACAATTTTTAAGACAATAGAGGACTTGAGCTTAGCCCAGTAGGGCACGCTTAGCTCAACCTCACCAGAATGACActtaggcttagcgcacagggcgCGCTTAGCTCAACCTCCACGAAACATAACAAGGTCTTAGTGCAGCAGGCTGTGCTTAGCCTTATTTAAAggttgaaaaacaaaagaaaagtggCGCTGAGCCTGACAGGTCAGGCTTAGCGCTGAAACACTAGTGACGCTTAGCGCATAGACGCGCTTAGCGTACTCATCATTTTTGTTCATTAGCAGGGAtgaacgcgcttagcgcgatCATCTGGAAATCCAAAATCACCCTGGAAaccagttcaacaaagaccagggtggCTCATCTCGATTTCTAGCAGAAACACACGGGTTTTCACCCCTTTTTCAGGCATTGCCCCTAAAGGGCcctaaagggaaagaaaagctgggttgcctcctagtaatcgctcttttaacgtcattagcttgacgcatcatcCTGCTATCCTGGGTCCAACAAGGTTCCAACTTCCAGAACCTTCTTCTCTAGTCTCTTTTTCTCCATCACATTCACcttcaaataaacattttgGTCAGGCAAAGCTTTCTCTTCATGAAACATATCGAAACTGATTTGCTGGTCTTCTATGGCCATTTGTAGTTTCCTCTTCCCCATGTCTACCACACAATTTGCAGTAGACATAAAAGGTCTTCCAATAATTAAGGGAATGTTAGCATCTTCTTCAATGTCTATCACTACAAAATCAGTTGGAAAGATCAAATGTTTGACCCTAACCAAAACgtcttcaatcactccatagGGTCTTGTTGATGGAGTGATCAACCAACTGTAAGGTCATGCATGTGGGCATTATCTCTAGCTCTCCAAGTCGCCGgcacatggagagaggcattaGATTGATACTAGCTCCgaagtctatgagagctttaCCCACATCAATCTCACCAATAGAACACGGTATAGTGACACTTCTAGGATCTTTGTGCTTCGGGGGAAGGATGCGTTGAATGACAACACTACATTTTCCTTCCACAACTATTGTGTCACTGTGGATATACTGGTTCTTTTTTGTCAGaatgtcttttaaaaatttggcatagagtgGCATCTATTGGAGAGCTTCTCCAAAAGGCAAAGTGATCTCCAACTTCTTGAAGATGTCAAGAAATCAGGCTAAGTGTCGCTCTTtatccttcttggaaggtaccaatggatatggtacttc encodes the following:
- the LOC114410728 gene encoding uncharacterized protein LOC114410728, which translates into the protein MPLYAKFLKDILTKKNQYIHSDTIVVEGKCSVVIQRILPPKHKDPRSVTIPCSIGEIDVGKALIDFGASINLMPLSMCRRLGELEIMPTCMTLQLVDHSINKTLWSD